Proteins encoded together in one Triticum dicoccoides isolate Atlit2015 ecotype Zavitan chromosome 7B, WEW_v2.0, whole genome shotgun sequence window:
- the LOC119335486 gene encoding L-gulonolactone oxidase 2-like, translated as MSPGQRGAMGIPLTVLPLAILLHVAGCSPPPEPVVCTHGTSNCTVTNSFGSFPDRSICRAGNVAYPRTEQELVAAVAAAAAVKRKMKVATKYSHSLPKLACPGGLDGTIISTARLNRTVSVDVERRLMTVESGMVLRDLIEAAGAAGLSLPHSPYWYGLTIGGLLSTGAHGSSLWGKGGAVHEYVVGLRIVTPAPASQGFAVVRELGAHHPDLDAAKVSLGVLGVVSQVTLALQPLFKRSVAFVKRDDSDLADQVAAWGRLHEFADMTWQPEQRKVIYRQDDRVDVSSPGNGLSDTLLARSAPTRMLIYARAAEERLQENGTAAADLCAAARPLADTVERQAYGYTNDGVSFTGYPVVGYQHRIQASGTCMDSPEDGLLSGCPWDPRIRGSFYYNSGFSVPLSKAPAFVSDMQRLRDLNPDIFCAGVDTRVGVLLRYVKASSAYLGKPEDCIDFDVIYYWSRTYGMPRAHADVVDEIEQMALRKYGGLPHWGKNRNFAFSGVITKYPGTAKFLRVKDRYDPDGLFSSEWSDQVLGINGSPDIVKESCAVEGLCVCSEDSHCAPEQGYFCRPGRVYDEDRVCSFLQD; from the coding sequence ATGTCGCCAGGACAAAGAGGAGCGATGGGAATCCCGCTCACGGTTCTCCCTCTAGCCATCCTCCTCCACGTCGCCGGCTGCAGCCCTCCTCCGGAGCCGGTGGTCTGCACGCACGGCACATCCAACTGCACGGTCACCAACTCGTTCGGTTCCTTCCCGGACCGCAGCATCTGCCGTGCGGGAAACGTCGCCTACCCGCGCACGGAACAAGAGCTCGTGGCGgccgtcgcggcggcggcggcagtgaaACGCAAGATGAAGGTGGCCACCAAGTACTCACACAGCCTCCCCAAGCTGGCGTGCCCCGGTGGCCTGGACGGCACCATCATAAGCACGGCGCGGCTCAACCGGACGGTAAGCGTCGACGTGGAGAGGAGGCTTATGACGGTGGAGAGCGGCATGGTCCTCCGGGACCTGATCGAGGCCGCCGGCGCCGCAGGGCTGTCCCTGCCGCACTCGCCGTACTGGTACGGCCTGACCATCGGGGGCCTCCTGTCGACTGGCGCGCACGGCAGCTCGCTGTGGGGCAAGGGCGGCGCCGTCCACGAGTACGTGGTCGGGCTGAGAATCGTGACGCCGGCGCCGGCGAGCCAGGGGTTCGCCGTGGTGAGGGAGCTGGGCGCCCACCACCCTGACCTGGACGCGGCAAAGGTATCCCTCGGGGTTCTCGGCGTCGTCTCTCAGGTCACGCTGGCGCTGCAGCCGCTGTTCAAGCGGTCGGTGGCGTTCGTGAAGCGCGACGACTCAGACCTGGCGGACCAAGTGGCAGCATGGGGCCGCCTCCACGAGTTCGCCGACATGACGTGGCAGCCGGAGCAGCGCAAGGTCATCTACCGCCAGGACGACCGCGTCGACGTCTCGTCGCCGGGCAACGGCCTCAGCGACACGCTCCTTGCCCGGTCCGCCCCCACGCGCATGCTCATCTATGCAAGAGCCGCGGAGGAGCGGCTGCAGGAGAacggcaccgccgccgccgacctgtgCGCAGCGGCGCGGCCGCTGGCGGACACGGTGGAGCGGCAGGCCTACGGCTACACAAACGACGGCGTCTCGTTCACGGGGTACCCGGTGGTGGGGTACCAGCACCGCATCCAGGCGTCCGGCACATGCATGGATAGCCCGGAGGACGGTCTCCTGAGCGGCTGCCCTTGGGACCCCCGCATCCGAGGCTCCTTCTACTACAACTCCGGCTTCAGCGTCCCGCTCTCCAAGGCGCCGGCGTTTGTGTCGGACATGCAACGGCTCCGGGACCTCAACCCGGACATCTTCTGCGCCGGCGTCGACACCAGGGTCGGCGTGCTCCTCCGCTATGTCAAGGCGTCCTCCGCTTACCTCGGCAAGCCCGAGGACTGCATCGACTTTGACGTCATCTACTACTGGAGCCGCACCTACGGCATGCCGCGTGCGCACGCCGACGTGGTGGACGAGATCGAGCAGATGGCGCTACGCAAGtacggtggcctcccgcactgggGAAAGAACCGTAACTTCGCATTCAGCGGTGTCATCACAAAGTACCCGGGAACTGCTAAATTCCTCCGGGTGAAGGACAGGTATGACCCTGACGGGCTCTTCTCGAGCGAGTGGAGCGACCAGGTGCTCGGCATCAACGGAAGCCCCGACATCGTCAAGGAGAGCTGTGCCGTGGAAGGACTCtgcgtctgctctgaagactcgcaCTGCGCGCCCGAGCAAGGGTACTTCTGCCGACCAGGAAGGGTGTACGACGAGGACAGAGTTTGCTCGTTCCTCCAGGACTAG